The window AATCTAAAACCCCGGAAATAATTGGAATAACATGATTTTGTCGCAGTTTATCAAGTTTTGGCCTGttccaaaaaaaagtttcgaaATGAAATTTCGAAAGCACTTACAAATTTtgctatttaaataaaataacaaaataataattgtggaattgtttatatttttattttttttctcttttttattttttattttttgggccTACTTTGCCTTTACCTATACCTAGTTCATGCAGTATCTActtcataaaaattaccaataaCAGTGCTACAACCTACAACATACATAGCAAATGTGAAATAGATAAATAGAatattaaagtataagtgaatattgaggtctttaaaacacgcaCGATTTTTCCAGCACGACGGCATAGCCGGAGTACTCGAAACACAGAAAGACTTTTAAAGACAACCTTTCGTTGTCACAGAATTGattatcataataaaaaatcattaaaaatttgccaTTTGTCTTCAAGctttaaataagcaaaatatattatcaataaaaaaataattaaatactggGGTTTCTACTTTTTAAACCTCACAAAGTAGAGTTGATTACTAACGCTGTATTCCCACCCAACAGCAATGGCAAAACCCTGGACCTGGAGCACGAATTCGAGGACTACGTCCGCAACTTCGAATCCAACGTGAAAACCTTCGAGTCCAACATCCAAAAGTTTGAAAACCACCTGGACTCGACCCCGAAACCCGACTTGAAGAGCATCATAATAACGGAAAACGACGCCGAAAAGGAACTCCACAAAATCCAAGAAATCGCAGAGGAGCAACTGAAGAAACTCCCCGAAATGCGCTTCACAACATCCAGCTACGAGCCATCGAAACTCCCGGAGAAGCGCCAGTCGCAGATCGAGCTCCTGCGTTCAAACTTCGAGAAAAGCCCGCCCAAGTCCAAGCCAGACACGCCCAAGTCGCGCATTCCCATCGCGACCACGGCCAAAACTCCGCCCACCTCGCCGGAAAGGCGCGATTCGCGCAATCTGGACATGGAAAACGACAAGGACATCCTCGAGTTGATGTCGTCGACGGTCCACTCCACCCCCAAGATAAAACCGCCCAAAAACGTCACAGTCACTTCGATTCGGAGCAATTCGAAGATTCCGTCCGGACTGCCCGTTTTGGGCGGGAGGCCGGCGGTGCCGCCCCGTAGGCAGGAGGAAGACCACGTGGTGCAGGTCTCGACCAATGGCGGAGTGGAGAGTAGTTTTAAGCAGTGGGTGTTTAATCCCACCGATGCCGTGACGAATATCGTCGTGGCTGAGAGTAAACAGCAGAAGTGATGATACGTGCAATGGAAGAGGCGGCTCAATTTAGTGTAGTggaattatttatataaaaacgtAGTTGTATATATTTGTAAAAGTAATGTTTATGTATGTGCTATTATTTTAAGCTGATGATTTTGTtggtttattttgtaattttaatcgAGGGTGACTAtacattaataacaaaaagtaCATGTTTTTCTAACCAGAGATAGATATATCcaataaatgaaattaaaccCAAAACTTTGGCCTTTATTTTCCTGACCTTGCTAGAGAAAGAACATGAAACGAACAATAGTAGGAGCAGGCAACTAACAATACACCATCCAGTCATTAGttgttaataatttgtatattCATTGCTTTTCCGTTGATTGCGTTAATTATTCCACTTCAGTTGATTGACTGTTTCCGTTTTCCGGTtcatagattaaaaaaatccctCGTGCACGTGCCATAAATTACCATTATGCCTATAATGAGCGTTTATTTCTTGTAAGACAAATCGTAATTACTGGCTTGTTGTCCAGCAATTATCGTAATTATTGAAAAGATCACTTTCGTTGACAACTTTCACTGATGCAGAACcaccgcttttgttaaaagaaaGTACCCTTGACAATGTtcttaaaatctaaaaatgcaGAGATACAGTTCATTGACATAATGAGATCCGAtaacaagaaaattaaatgaaatttattcgcgGTTTGAAACCAAACCCGAtatgttttcttaaaaaaaaacataacagtGATTTCCCtattttagtcattttttatGATCTTTTAAACagattaataagttaataacaataaggGCTTCTGCTtcatttgcaaattttttcctttttgccTTTTTAAAGTCGCATTTCAGGTTTTACGCAAATGTTAGTGTTTGTTTGAcagaaagaaaagaaaaaaatcacccaGAGGTCACTACCACATGACGTCAAGTTAATGTCATTTAATTGGTTACTTTGTGGATAAAATTCAGTGGCTGATTAAAAAAACGCGgtcaatttgaaataaaaaataaacatttttttcaaaaactagttAAATCGTTTGATTAAAACTGTCCTATTTAAACATAAAGTAAACAATTTGTGAGTTTCCATTTCTAAGTTAAAACAACTATTTTCTTTTGAcatattttcgaaattttcgaaaatttatgAGCTCAGTACATGCCTACTGAAACcttaaaaattagttaaaataaattttattatctatTATCACCTAAAACAGTAAATTTATGGAACGAGTGTGTATATTTAGTTGCATAGATTAAATACCTTCAATGACTTCaataataaagaataaatCAATACAGCAGTAGTCTGTAGTCCTCAgacaaaatatgatttttatttgtacaaaaCAACTTTGATTCTAGAGTTAGTTAATTGGAGTCAAGAGTAAAAAagttttagtctattttaagtcttaaacttaaaaaataaaacgattgCCAGTCTAAAAACTAGACACAATGTATAAATTTTCAGCTATAATATTTGTCAATactcttttttgttttaattttttttttaattaaataagtcTGCTGgaagtattttttactatagTATGTATCTCAACAACTTACGCACAGAAAGCAACGTTTGCTAGTCAATACGTTATAATTTTATCTAAGCAagagaattttttcagaatttttctacatttatttacaataaatattaaataaaaaaaaatatttctaaatcaAACGATGCCTAAAGAAAGTTTTCAGCACAAAattctttaacaaataatttcTACCCTCtaaattatgttttataataaaacattattttttatttttaaaggctaattaatttttttatagattttttgcACAAGACAACATTTAAGTCACTtactgaaattttaataacggAATTCAGCTGTTTATTCCGGGTGCTTAAATGTTGAGAAACACGTGGAGATTacgaaaagaactttgaaaacatattttaaaaagttttcagttttcattatttattaatgtttttttatatttcacactaagtaatcgttccctaacaaaacgatgaatagtaatttttaaatttactatcagactttagcagttttttgaattaaaacaaataaaattcatcaaaaagtCCACAATTTGTAAATGTGTCCAATGCTGAAAATTACGAGTACTTCCTAgtaaaccgtttcaaaaaacaatatttttattgttgtcatttatgtaaaattagtgatttttcaataactttaatacacagaattttactatttttacctttatacagagtgtttcacaGAACTTTAAGAGCCTAATGTACGTaaccaaatatacaaaaatcacaccacactagatacaaaaaatgcacatttaattattcaatttttggaaatccATGACAGTAGTTGTCAAACTAATCACTTTTAATAATGGTTATAAACtgctgtttttcaaaaaaattatcatgtTTGAtagttaatattaaaaaaaaaaacgaaaataaaaagtaaaatttgttGTGAAGAACTTAAAAGACTGtttgttttacaaaacaaTCCTTAATTCTGGAACAGACATCAATCAAACAGTTcgcaaaaaaaaacgaaaacaaattcaTGTTTATATTCATTTCGTaatgaatgattttttaatgaataaataaattgtcacTATCGAATAATTCAAATGACAGGCAATTATcgaattattcattaaaatttatttgagtgCACATCACTACATCATACCAGCAATGTAGGTatccatttaaaatatactttaccttaaatattttgttatgaaattttgaatactACTTAGTACTTATAGAGAAGggtctaatttttttgaagtataGAAATCATTTTCTGGTAATAATCGTAACAACCCAAGAACATCAAATGCGACTTTGTTGGAAAAGAATTCattagaaaaaagttaagaCGTGAAGATTCAATTTGTCCTGAAACAGGACAATTCGCAAGATGCCGCAGCAACTTTCATGTGTATACTAATAGCAGGAACATAACATAGGTACCTAATTAGATACTTAAATGGCAAGTCTATATAATCTTCATCTTCACCTCAAATCGGCGTAATTTGCCTTCCATTTAAACTTTGGACGGCAGAGCACGACTTCCGAAGTCGATTTCACATTCATCCTCGATGACCCACTGTTCACTTTTACTCCAGCCTGCAGCAGTGGCTCACAGAAACCGAATATGCAATTATGCAAATTTGATGACCACGACAACAATTCTCTATTACATTTCCGGTGCGACcacaaaaagtcaaaatttacattattaaCATTCCACCAATCCAAATACGGCCGCCACCCACCGAAATTCCCCGCAAGTTTACGATCTTGTCCAATTTCTTATCCACTTTCTTCTCGACTATTATAAACGCACTTTAATTGAAATTGTGCAATTCCACgttgataattaaaaataacaataagtGAGTGAAACtgcttttaataaacagaaccGGCTCCAGTGAAAGCACCCGAAGATGCTGCACACCGTCGAAAAACTCGGAAAATTCCCAACATGCGTGCATGCTTTCGATTTAAGCTCTTTGCGGTGTCATACAGTGAAAATTTAACGCGTCGTTGGAGCTCCACTGCCCCCAATTGACGGCCAAAGCGGTGCACTATGTCGAGGAAGCGAAagtaaattttgttataacaTCGTGAGAATTGATAGATGGACGCGAGGATTCTTCGGTCACTCACACGAGGTTTCTATTGTAAATGTCGATTTTTTGCGCATCTGAGCTGATAATAAGAACATTCACTCAGGGTTATGTAAGGGCGAACAGTTCCTTGTTGTTATTAAAGTTTACGAAAACAAAACGCATTTCGCGGTTTTGCCTCAAGAACGGATTTCCGCCAGTGGCCAaaactattaattttgttaattatcaTATGGATATCCCCaggaaaacataaaaacattcatTTTTGCTCCAATTTTGGCTAATGGAGCCGTAAAAAACTCGTGAATTATTCCAAGTTAATTAATTCTCCTCGTGTTTGCAAGTGAGagataataaattttcgaGACAGTTGATTGTGCTATGATGTTAcaatagaaaataaataactgtttCGATgtctgttattttttaatttattggtcaATAAACATGGATCAGTCGTGTTACGCCTTTcctttttaattcttaataTATTATGATGAGATTATGGGAAATAAAAACGTACAGTAATGCGTAAACTTTCAGTCAACTTTCTTTCGTTTAGCCATCTTCTGACACAAGTAACTAATTTCGAATAATTACTTAACATGCGCCATAAATGTGAAAAGTTTCCACTAAATCGTTAATTGATCGAAAAATTTACGACTCAATTAACTACATCAAAACAAAgttgaaagaaaatttttacaggtgattatcaaaaaagaaactttttaatgttttcggacgatataaattacaaaatgctTATTGTTTAATGTGGGAAATGAAGTCTACAAACGGAagcaattattattagtgtatTTAAGAGCGTCAGAACAATAATTGATTAGTTTTCCTATAATTTTCTTAAAGTTAATTAGTTACTTACGCAGaagtaaacgtactttttttaattgtaggtatagattttccttttttcacTAAAACTGGATAATGAGATCAATTTTGTCCAATAAACAGTTGGATATGTTCATTatgaacaaaatttgaaaacgttgtttttaatttgaaccaataaaaatctaaacCGAAAACACTGAGCTTTAGTTTACATTAGCTTTTAAAAATCCATGAGAGccaatttttcctaaattctcaaaaatttcCTCATCAGAAACGTTCCAAAAAATAGTTCCagtgtgttttaaaacaaaataataacctTACCATATAGAGTTTGCATCGGTTTtcttcatgatttttttactgaaaagcTGGTAATAAAGATAAAGTCCAACAAGACAGGTAATTAGAGAGTCTAATTAGAGACAAGTGATAACTGAGCGGCTTAGCAATTAGTAATTTAATagagataataattaatttgttgttaattacaatagattagtatttttttaaattttgttaatgttaaatgttaaataagaaaatgaGCCCTTAGCAATTATTGatttataaattaacaaataattacttGCTAACACAACTCGTTGCTTAAACAAACCAAATGTGcataaaagttttaataatcGTTTTTAGTATTCGATGTACGGATGTTTCAGCTTCTGGttattcattttgtttatcaAGCACTTAGCAGTAGAAAGAAAATTCATTGATGATAGGAAATAAAGTGTAGGTTTGCCGAACAAATAGAAACTCTCCAATTCATGAGATGAGTAAAAGTGcctaaatcaaaaattttgcaatgtaCATAAATTGCCCATAAGTGCAAATGTCGCTTTATGATAATATTACGAAAGCGTAAATTTATGGTCAAGGTCTGTCAAGAGTCCCCCTGGCTCATTACCGCGGACCTCCTTTGCGAATAATGACGCATAACAAGGTTTGATTTCACAAGAAATCATCTAACTGTGCTTTACTGGATCTCTTCAACACAGATGGCATAACTATGTGAAAGTGGCCGGTCAAAGGGTTATTGGAAGTGAAAGGAAAGACGACTTTCTTTGCCCAAGTAATATTTCATACGTCCATCTGCACCGCTGCAACTTCTTCCCAAAATCAGGCACTTTCCATAAACCCTTCGGCTTAGAGCCGGCCACAATAGACTTTCTTTTTTTCACGCACTTGGAAAGCTTTCGCCTGTGGGCGGGCcgcaaatttattaacaaaaagatTACGTAAGATGGGTTTAGATACACGGATGATATTGTGGAGAATGTGTGAGAATAAGAGTTTCACATTCTCAGTGACTTCATTAACATGATGCGAGCTGGAGATAGGTTTCGCGCACTTGACGCGATTATCAATTGGAGATGAGCGACTGTGACCCTAGGCGGCACAACCAGATCGAATAAAATTTCAGAGTGATATCTCCGGTTTTAGTGGCACTTGAATGATTTACAAGATggtacttattttttatgtgaaGTCGTTTCACGAATGGtgcttcatttttttcttgaaagttTCTAACTGACACTGACATTGATTGACTCTTGGTTTCTATTCAAAGAGCTTTTGTAGCTCTTGTTTTTGCTACTTTACATACTGTTTTTATACTACAAAGCAACTAATGCATTATTATTGACTCTCTCATAATTTTGTAACCAGCAATCAAAAAGGTGTCGATAATGCTTATGAAATTATAGTAGAGTATGCACAATAGTACAAACGTTTGAAAAGTgcgaaaaaaatcttgaaaaaaaatttgcacaacatgtaatataaaaagttattattaatattattgagataaaaactttcggcacttatttttattattagctCACATGGTTTACAATAAACGTGTTCTTTTTCTCAAATAATTAGTCCACTTAAATTTGTGTGAATTAATTGCGAGGCAGGCGAATGAAAGCACTTGAACTCATTGAGAATTTGGTGGTCGCTTTCTTCGGATCCAATTTTCGTCTCAAAACAGGTATTACTTGTCGCATTAACCGTCGACCTGGTTGTCGAGTGCAGACAGTTTTTTCAAGTGTTGCCGAAAACGGTGATTATGTAAATGCGTCTGCTTAAAAGTGTATCTCTGGATCCATCGTTGGAAGAAAGCAAAACTTTGATCTTTATTAATCGTTCGTTCGACGACCTCTCTTTCACTCTCGCTGGCGAAACCAATGCTTCTCTAGGTCAGGGGCAATACTAGCAAGAGGAAATTTATTGTGCGGTCTCCCCACAAGCCCCCACCGTATGGGAACTTCTCATTATCAAGTCGAGGAGTAATCGAGAGAGATCTTCACTATAAAACGTTGCCGATTTCGGAATCGTAATCACTGCGTCCTGCGACAGCAACAACAGATCATCCGGTGCTCGTCTTCTGGAAGTCCAAGTTCATGGCTTCCAAACTGTTTGTGAGTGAAGAGAAACATGAATTTTCGTcggaaaaatttcaattttgtgttttagggGTTGTTGCTTTTGACGGCTTTGTTCGCCTACAGTGCGGCCACTTTTGGCAAAGAACAGTAAGTCAAGCTTTCTTCAAATTTTCGTCCTTTCATTCACTTCTTCAAAATAGTGTACACATAAGGATCCATGTCCCGGAACCAGCCCATCATCATGACCATCATGACCATCACGACCACCACCATGAAGAAATAGTTCACCACCATCACGACGATGGAGGCGGCTTCGGCGGTGGATTTGGTGGCGGCTTCGGTGGCGGTGGCGGTGGAGGCCACCACCACCATCACGGAGGCGGCGATGGGGGCAAAATTATAATACTGCAACAAGATGGTGGCGGCcacggcggcggcggcggatTCGGAGGCGGTTTTGGCGGAGGTACAAtaaatttactaaattatttttccccTAActgattataataattaaaggaCACGATGATCACCACCACGGAGGTGGTGGCGGTTTTGGCGGCGGATTCGGAGGCGGTTTCGGTGGAGGTCATGATGACCACCACGGAGGCGGCGGATTCGGCGGTGGCGGATTTGGAGGCGGACATGATGACCACCATGGAGGTGGAGGATTTGGCGGTGGATTCGGCGGAGGTTTCGGAGGCGGCCACGATGATCACCACGGAGGTGGCGGCTTCGGCGGAGGCGGCGGTTTCGGAGGCGGCCATGACGATCACCACGGAGGTGGTGGCGGATTCGGAGGTGGTTTCGGAGGCGGATTTGGCGGCGGACACGATGATCACCACGGAGGTGGTGGAtacggcggcggcggcggcggtggATTTGGAGGAGGTTTCGGAGGCGGCCACGACGATCACCACGGAGGAGGTGGTGGATACGGCGGCGGCGGAGGCGGTGGATTTGGAGGAGGATTTGGAGGTGGCCACGACGATCACCACGGAGGTGGTGGATACGGTGGCGGCGGAGGCGGTGGATTTGGAGGAGGTTTCGGAGGCGGCCATGACGATCACCACGGTGGTGGTGGATACGGCGGTGGCGGAGGCGGCGGATTTGGAGGCGGCCACGATGATCACCACGGAGGTGGTGGTGGCGGATTTGGAGGAGGTTTCGGAGGCGGATTTGGAGGTGGACACGATGACCATCATGGAGGCGGCGGATTTGGCGGcggtaaataattttttcaaaattttgaacaattatTAATGTGGTAAATTTTTAGGCGGTGGTTATGGCGGAGGAGGCGGCCACGGTGGCGGTCACACGACTATCATACTGAAAGGAGGCGCCGGATTTTTAGGAGGTGGAGGCGGTGGCCACCATGGTGGTGGCGGATTTGGCGGAGGCGGCGGCCACCACGGCGGTGGCGGATTTGGAGGTGGATATGGAGGAGGCCACGGCGGCGGTGGCGGTTTCGGAGGAGGATTTGGAGGCGGCCACGGCGGTGGCGGCGGTCATCATGGCGGTTATGACAAATAGTCGATGCCAAAAGTACCTAAAGTCTGTCATTTTTAGTGTTAGTTCATAATTTATCATCTGTCATCGTGTTCATGTGTCATTGTATGCCTGTGTCCTTGTAAATattgttgatattttttgttattaattatatattttttataatataacaTATACATAACAAACACGCTTTATTTACAACTTTATCTGCAAGAAGTTCAAACACAAGCTGTGTTGAAAAAAACTGATGAAATCGTGATAGTGTCGAGAAACTTTTCCCAAAAAGAAATCTAATTTCATTCTTCCTTTGGTATTTCGAACTGTAATGCCACTAAAACGTACGTTAGAATGTTCGCTGATATCTAGAAATCGAAGTAAGATTTCAAATAAACCCAAGTTTTGCCTCAATACCGGTCCAGCAATCCCTAAATCAATGGTGAAAACTCCGCTCGCAGTCAACGGCCGATGCTGTTTCAACTTTTCGATAAAAAGCCTCACTTGTTGGTGCTCCTCAAGCGACGAAATCCTCGTAGAATATTCCAACAGGAAATTGTTCAAGCCTTGTATCTAAACAATAGCCATTAAAAGAGCATTAGATGCCTACTTTTAATGCACTAGATTCACAAACATGCATGTCCATCAAGTAAAAATGCTATTTTCGGTGCACAGAGACACAAATCATTAATTAAGACCGCTTTTACCTCGACACCGCCAACTTTCTTccgattataaatttttataatttacgtATTGCACGTGCTATTATTTAAACGATCAACTTTCCAATTAAGACGAAAATTCCAACACATGGTGTCTCGAGTGATATTTGTCATGATTATTATCAACGTAAGTGGAGCATACTCACCATGTTTTTCAGCTGTTgggcatttttcagaaaaagaaaaattccaAGAGTGTGAACAACCACAAAGAAGCAGTTGACGACGTGGATGCTGCTAGCTAGAGGAGCCTTGAAAGTGAACGCCATATACACAATAACGGCGTACCACTGGACAATCAAAACCGTCAGTTCGACGACAGTATGGCACAAGAACTGGGGATTGAGACAATCGTTGATTTCGTAAATCACCAAACTGATATCCTCGTGCAAAATTCGCAAAAACTCGACCACTTCGGCTTGCGGCAACTTTGCCAAACGCCCGGAACAGGGGTGTTCCTCCTTACATAACTTATAAGTCACCAAACCGAAGAAATCACGGGTGTTGTTGGTCTCATTTATGCCTTTCATGGGGTGAACTGGGGTGTATTTGAGACAACTGATGGTAAGCTTCTCGAAACAAGCCAAGATTCCGATAAAAACCGAAATAACAGTGAAGAAAATGACGTAGAAGATGAAGGAAATGTTTTGGAGGAGTTTATTGATGAAGAAATTGTAGTCAAAGTCGGTCTGGTACGTTTgcgaaaagtgcaaaaaagtcaaaagacTGACTTGGAACAGTATAGCAAGGACAGTCACTCCTAAAATGTACCACAcgattttttgaacaattttcaTCGCAGACTGGCAAAAAATCCCCTCTTTGAGGACCGAGGGAAACTTGTTAAGTGTCTTCACCCATCTAGGGAAACGGTACAAGTTAATCGCAATCAAAATAATGACATAGACCCCATAGATCGCATCCGTGATGTTGTTCAAAAGAATGGGCAACGACTTGGTCTTGGTCAAGTGGAAAAAATCAATCGAGTTGAAAACTTGAAACGCCAAAAGGCCAATAATGAGAATCGAGAGACAAATAAAAGcgactgattttttaaaaacgcacTTCCCGCCCTGGTGTTCGACGGCGATGGGCAAAAAGCCCAAGAACCGTCCAACGTAGAGCAGCGGTCTGAGCATCTTGCAGATACAAATGGTGTCTTTCTTCACTTCGAAGACAGGACTGGTGTGCTTGGTGCTGAGGTACATGACTAGTCTGCCCAAGAGGCGTGGAATTGGAGTGCTACCAACACGTAGGTGACCACCGTTCCAGAAATCTGGAAGTCGGGTGTGAATTTTGCCCAATGTTGGAACCTCCTTACCGAAGCCAAAAGGCGCGTACCGACGGTGAAAATGTCCGAAGCGCGCAAAACGGGTTTTTGGATCGTCAGTGTCGTTATTAAAACTTCCACCTGTAAAATAGCGATAGGGAAAGAGTCGGGAAGAACCACACGCACCTGTGCTGCCTCGGCGGCGGTCAATTTACTGATTGGATATTTGAATAGAAATGACAGGATATCTTCGCTCtagaacaaataattttatctGATTAGAATGAATGGAATGAAAAGTTGATGAGTCGGTAATGTCGGGTTATTATTGGATTAGGGGCGAGGGTTTGTTTGTCGAAAGGGTGGATAATTAAAGGTGATGGCTCTCCAGAGACGGATTATGACGACTTTGTACAATTAGGAGTTTGTTTCCATAGCTCAGTGTCCTGGTGACCGACATAATTATTGAAGATTTATCATCTAATAATGTCTAATGAATACAGTGTAAGAATAGAAAGCATGGACTCAGCTACGATCAAATACAATTAGTGGAATAGTTGGTTGTATACGTACCAACATTGAAACgagaaataaatacaaaaataataacggTCCAAGTTTCATTGTTTACGTGCTATTTTTGTCTACACATGACAgccaaaataatgttaaacaaaaaacacttaccaatttttgccgacactacttaaaaaatgtttaataattttttttaataaataatacctACTACTAATTGTTTCATCTGCCACTTACCATATCCTTTAGTTTCTCAACCGAATAGCAAAAATACAAGTAGACACAAGACAAATAAATGACCACCATTATTCTGAAAATTGTGACCTCGGCGGAAGAATTATGCTGAgaagtcaaaaaaatgcaataaattagAACAATAACTTGATAAAGCCCGGAAGAAGTTATGAAAAGATCATTCAACCAGTGCAAATTTATGATAACAGACTTgtacaaagtaaaaaaattgtggtaaTTAGTGGATAACGATTTTGgttcgtaatttttattacaaatgtgTTGCTCAAACTGAATATATTTGAGCCTTGTTTGGTAAAGAACAGTGTTTAAAGAAGATATGAGTTCGTTTGAGCCATGTTTGAGAATAGTGAGTAACAAACGAACctcgaaaaatttaataaaagttgatGAATAGATGAACATAACACTTAAAAACATACTTAAGCCAGTGGGGAAACTAAATGAGTTTGAAAATGTGTAACAGGCTGATCCAACAGCTGAATAAATGGACGTAAACCAGGTGATTCTTACAAAACGTCTAATGTAAGACTCTTGTTTGGAAGCTACGAGGTCGACA of the Tribolium castaneum strain GA2 chromosome 1, icTriCast1.1, whole genome shotgun sequence genome contains:
- the LOC659306 gene encoding uncharacterized protein LOC659306; the protein is MASKLFGLLLLTALFAYSAATFGKEHVHIRIHVPEPAHHHDHHDHHDHHHEEIVHHHHDDGGGFGGGFGGGFGGGGGGGHHHHHGGGDGGKIIILQQDGGGHGGGGGFGGGFGGGHDDHHHGGGGGFGGGFGGGFGGGHDDHHGGGGFGGGGFGGGHDDHHGGGGFGGGFGGGFGGGHDDHHGGGGFGGGGGFGGGHDDHHGGGGGFGGGFGGGFGGGHDDHHGGGGYGGGGGGGFGGGFGGGHDDHHGGGGGYGGGGGGGFGGGFGGGHDDHHGGGGYGGGGGGGFGGGFGGGHDDHHGGGGYGGGGGGGFGGGHDDHHGGGGGGFGGGFGGGFGGGHDDHHGGGGFGGGGGYGGGGGHGGGHTTIILKGGAGFLGGGGGGHHGGGGFGGGGGHHGGGGFGGGYGGGHGGGGGFGGGFGGGHGGGGGHHGGYDK